From the Quercus lobata isolate SW786 chromosome 6, ValleyOak3.0 Primary Assembly, whole genome shotgun sequence genome, one window contains:
- the LOC115950073 gene encoding zinc finger MYM-type protein 1-like, with translation MENPDHNNESGSNPKRTRIEVDVANLPADPGLRIKISNYHPNERDQIRRHYLQNKACQPVNHDFPQSQFGKTKRRFNPVWFKEFEGWLEYSITKDAAYCLYCYLFRPDTGDQGGGDSFVTEGFRNWKKKEKLQNHVGDHNSAHNIAQRKCEALLNQRQSIQTIINKQSDVEKREYRTHLNASVDCICFLQRQGLAFRGHDESKDSNNQGNFLELLRFLANHNEEIDKVVLENAPENHQMTSPDIQKEIPNAAAVETINAIIKDIGDSLFAIIVDESRDMSTKEQMAIALRYVDKLGHVNERFLGITHVNNTPAVTLKSAIEEVFNKHSLSISRLRGQGYDGASNMRGELNGLKTLILKDNPSAYYVHCFAHQLQLTLVVVAKNHIQIATFFNLVAKVFNIVGASCKRRDILREKRNAEVIEALKINEISTGRGLNQEMSLKRPGDTRWSSHYGALVNLIHMFSSVIDVIETIIEDGLDSDQRAEANILIGLLQTFEFVFDLHLMKGVFGISNELSQALQRKDQDIVNAMKLVDISKQRLQAMRDDGWNTLLEEVSTFCAKNNIDVPDMDDLYQPRPRRKAQNMKNSHHYQVELFYTVIDMQLQELNSRFENSELLLCVACLNPDNLFSAFNKEKLIRLAQFYPSDFSTVQVSFLDNQLETYIHDMRSTEEFLALKGIGQLAEKMVEMKKNVSYPLVYSLVTLALILPVATATVERAFSAMNIIKNRLRNRIGDQWMNDCLVTYIEKDIFKTIECEEIMQRFQNMKNRRGQLSKIS, from the coding sequence ATGGAGAATCCTGATCATAATAATGAGTCTGGATCAAATCCTAAACGAACTCGTATCGAAGTGGATGTTGCAAATCTTCCCGCAGATCCTggtttaagaataaaaatttctaactatCATCCTAATGAAAGAGATCAAATTAGAAGGCATTATCTACAAAACAAAGCTTGTCAACCAGTTAACCATGATTTTCCACAAAGTCAATTTGGCAAAACAAAGCGTCGATTTAATCCAGTGTGGTTCAAAGAATTTGAAGGTTGGTTGGAATATAGCATTACCAAAGATGCTGCATATTGTCTATATTGTTATCTATTTCGACCTGATACTGGTGATCAAGGAGGGGGAGACTCATTTGTTACTGAAGGATtcagaaattggaaaaaaaaggaaaaattacagAATCACGTTGGGGATCACAACAGTGCACATAATATAGCTCAAAGAAAATGTGAAGCTTTGTTAAACCAGAGACAAAgtattcaaacaattataaacaaGCAATCAGATGTTGAGAAAAGGGAATATCGAACTCATTTGAATGCATCAGTGGATTGTATTTGTTTTCTACAACGACAAGGATTAGCATTTCGTGGCCATGATGAATCTAAAGACTCCAATAATCaaggaaattttcttgaattattacGGTTTCTTGCAAATCACAATGAAGAGATTGATAAGGTAGTTCTTGAAAACGCTCCTGAAAATCATCAAATGACCTCTCCTGATATCCAAAAAGAAATACCTAATGCTGCAGCTGTTGAGACAATAAATGCTATTATTAAAGATATTGGAGACTCATTATTTGCTATTATAGTTGATGAATCACGTGATATGTCTACTAAAGAGCAAATGGCAATTGCTTTGCGCTATGTGGACAAATTGGGACATGTGAATGAGCGCTTTTTAGGCATTACACATGTTAATAATACACCAGCAGTGACACTAAAGAGTGCAATTGAGgaagtatttaataaacatagcTTAAGCATTAGTAGATTGCGGGGACAAGGCTATGACGGGGCAAGCAACATGCGAGGTGAGTTAAATGGACTAAAAACTCTTATTTTGAAAGATAATCCTTCTGCCTATTATGTCCATTGCTTTGCACATCAGCTTCAACTAACATTAGTTGTAGTAGCAAAAAATCACATCCAAATTGCAACCTTTTTTAACTTGGTTGCAAAGGTATTCAATATTGTTGGAGCATCATGTAAACGTCGTGATATTCTTCGCGAAAAACGTAATGCTGAAGTTATAGAAGCactaaaaattaatgaaatttcaaCTGGTCGTGGCTTGAATCAAGAAATGAGTCTAAAAAGACCTGGAGATACACGTTGGAGCTCTCATTATGGTGCACTTGTAAATCTTATTCACATGTTTTCTTCTGTAATTGATGTGATTGAAACTATTATAGAAGATGGTTTAGATTCTGATCAGAGAGCAGAAGCAAATATCTTAATCGGTTTACTCCAGACATTTGAATTCGTGTTTGATTTACATTTGATGAAAGGTGTGTTTGGCATAAGTAATGAGTTGTCACAGGCATTACAACGAAAAGATCAAGATATTGTGAATGCTATGAAGTTGGTTGACATTTCAAAGCAACGTTTACAAGCCATGAGAGATGATGGGTGGAACACTTTGCTAGAGGAGGTTTCTACATTTTgtgcaaaaaataatattgatgTTCCTGATATGGATGATTTATATCAACCTCGGCCACGACGAAAagctcaaaacatgaaaaattcaCATCATTATCAAGTGGAGCTTTTTTATACTGTTATAGATATGCAACTTCAGGAACTTAATAGTCGTTTTGAAAATTCTGAATTATTACTTTGTGTTGCGTGTTTAAACCCAGATAACTTATTTTCAGCATTCAACAAGGAGAAATTGATTCGGCTTGCTCAGTTTTATCCAAGTGATTTTTCAACAGTTCAAGTTTCTTTCTTGGATAACCAACTTGAGACATACATCCATGACATGCGGTCCACTGAAGAGTTTTTAGCACTTAAAGGAATTGGACAGCTTGCTGAAAAGAtggtagaaatgaaaaagaatgttTCATATCCATTGGTTTACTCATTAGTGACTTTAGCATTGATCTTACCAGTTGCAACAGCTACTGTTGAAAGAGCTTTTTCAGCaatgaacataattaaaaatcgATTACGCAATCGAATAGGAGAtcagtggatgaatgattgcttagtCACATATATTGAGAAAGATATATTCAAAACTATTGAATGTGAAGAAATCATGCAGcggtttcaaaatatgaaaaatcgtCGAGGGCAATTGAGTAAAATAAGCTAg